One Candidatus Desulfatibia profunda genomic window carries:
- the rplL gene encoding 50S ribosomal protein L7/L12: MTKKDVIEFIANMSVLELSELIKEMEEKFGVSAAAPLAMMAAGPAEAAGPAAAEEKTEFDVILTGFGDKKIQVIKEVRAITGLGLKEAKTLVDEVPKPVKEGIPKDEAEKIKNQLEEAGAQVEIK; the protein is encoded by the coding sequence ATTACCAAAAAGGACGTAATTGAATTCATAGCTAACATGTCGGTGCTTGAGCTGTCCGAGCTTATTAAGGAAATGGAAGAAAAGTTTGGAGTTTCAGCCGCTGCCCCGCTTGCCATGATGGCGGCCGGACCTGCGGAGGCAGCCGGTCCTGCTGCGGCAGAGGAGAAGACTGAGTTTGATGTTATTCTGACAGGTTTTGGTGATAAGAAGATTCAGGTTATCAAAGAAGTCCGCGCCATAACCGGTCTGGGTTTAAAGGAGGCCAAGACTTTGGTCGATGAGGTTCCCAAACCTGTTAAGGAAGGGATACCTAAAGATGAGGCCGAAAAGATCAAAAATCAGCTTGAAGAAGCCGGTGCTCAGGTTGAGATAAAGTAA
- the nusG gene encoding transcription termination/antitermination protein NusG has translation MALKWYIVHVYSGFENKVKAALEERIETFPHPEKFGEVLVPTEEIVELVKGKRKTSSRKFYPGYILIRMELDDETWHVVNNTAKVSGFLGGREKPTPIPDEEAELIIKRMEAGKHKPQPKYFFEAGDEIRVIDGPFKNFSGTVDEVNPEKGKIRVLVSIFGRATPVELEFVQVAKL, from the coding sequence TTGGCTCTTAAATGGTATATCGTTCATGTGTATTCGGGGTTTGAAAACAAGGTTAAAGCGGCCTTGGAAGAACGAATTGAGACCTTTCCTCATCCCGAAAAATTCGGTGAAGTACTTGTGCCCACCGAAGAGATCGTTGAGCTTGTTAAAGGAAAAAGAAAAACTTCGTCCCGCAAGTTCTATCCCGGATATATATTGATACGGATGGAACTTGATGATGAAACCTGGCACGTTGTTAACAACACCGCCAAGGTCAGTGGGTTTTTGGGGGGACGAGAAAAACCGACGCCCATTCCCGATGAGGAGGCCGAACTGATTATTAAACGTATGGAGGCAGGCAAACATAAGCCCCAACCGAAATACTTTTTCGAAGCTGGCGATGAGATCCGCGTTATAGACGGCCCTTTTAAGAACTTTAGCGGTACCGTCGATGAAGTGAATCCTGAAAAGGGTAAGATAAGGGTGCTGGTCAGCATATTTGGCCGTGCAACACCGGTAGAACTGGAATTCGTTCAGGTTGCAAAATTATAA
- the rplK gene encoding 50S ribosomal protein L11, producing the protein MAKKVISQIKLQVTAGKANPSPPIGPALGQHGVNIMDFCKAFNARTANDEGMIIPVVITVYQDRSFTFITKTPPASVLLKKAAKIAKGAGDPKREKIGRVTKQQVEEIAKQKMVDLNACDLSAACKIIAGTARSMGIEIV; encoded by the coding sequence ATGGCAAAAAAGGTTATTTCACAGATAAAACTTCAAGTAACGGCCGGTAAAGCCAATCCTTCGCCTCCAATCGGTCCTGCCTTGGGCCAGCATGGTGTCAACATAATGGATTTTTGTAAGGCGTTTAATGCCAGGACGGCCAATGATGAAGGCATGATCATACCTGTTGTCATCACGGTCTACCAGGACAGATCATTTACGTTTATTACCAAAACGCCTCCGGCTTCCGTACTTTTGAAGAAAGCAGCAAAGATAGCCAAGGGTGCGGGTGATCCCAAGCGCGAGAAAATCGGCAGAGTCACCAAACAGCAGGTCGAAGAGATTGCCAAGCAGAAAATGGTTGATTTAAATGCATGTGATCTGAGTGCTGCCTGTAAGATCATTGCCGGAACGGCTAGAAGTATGGGTATCGAAATTGTCTAA
- the rplJ gene encoding 50S ribosomal protein L10, translating into MKLEEKKKIVEDLQQRFLKSKVVIVTDYKGLDVTTINDLRKKLREFNVEYKVVKNTLLVRASAETDVALIKDSFKGPSAVALGYDDPVAPAKVLKEFADKNKALEIKIGVMKGRVLDLDAIRALSSLPSREVLLAQLLAAIGGVPANFVRTLAAVPARFLNVLAAIKEQKEAT; encoded by the coding sequence GTGAAGCTTGAAGAAAAGAAAAAAATCGTCGAAGATCTGCAACAAAGATTTTTAAAATCAAAGGTTGTCATCGTTACAGACTACAAGGGACTTGATGTAACCACAATTAATGATTTGCGCAAAAAACTCAGGGAGTTTAATGTCGAATATAAGGTGGTCAAAAATACGCTCCTTGTCAGAGCATCTGCAGAGACCGATGTCGCTTTGATCAAAGACAGTTTTAAAGGACCAAGTGCCGTTGCACTTGGCTATGACGATCCGGTTGCGCCTGCAAAAGTATTAAAGGAGTTTGCAGATAAGAACAAGGCACTGGAAATCAAGATAGGCGTCATGAAAGGCAGGGTACTCGATCTGGACGCAATCAGGGCGCTGTCGAGCCTGCCGTCCCGCGAGGTGCTTTTGGCTCAATTGCTTGCGGCCATCGGCGGTGTTCCTGCAAATTTTGTACGAACCTTGGCGGCCGTGCCGGCTCGATTTTTGAACGTGCTTGCGGCCATAAAGGAGCAAAAAGAGGCGACGTAA
- a CDS encoding 50S ribosomal protein L1 produces MPKRGKKYSEAVKKVDARAKHGFDEAIRMAIDASYAKFDETVDVAVRLGVDPRHADQMVRGTVVLPNGLGKEVKVLVFAKGEKEKEALDAGADFVGNDDLIEKIQGGWLGFDKAVATPDMMGAVGKIGKLLGPRGLMPNAKTGTVTFDVARAVGELKAGKIDFKVEKAGIIHVPMGKVSFGVEKIVQNATAFLETIMRLKPASSKGTYLKGIAVSTTMGPGIKIDTASIKDLIK; encoded by the coding sequence ATGCCGAAGCGGGGTAAAAAATATTCAGAAGCAGTAAAAAAAGTAGATGCCAGGGCAAAGCATGGTTTTGACGAGGCTATCAGGATGGCAATTGATGCTTCCTATGCCAAATTTGATGAAACTGTCGATGTCGCCGTTCGTCTTGGCGTCGATCCGAGACATGCTGATCAGATGGTTCGTGGAACCGTCGTGTTGCCGAATGGTCTTGGTAAGGAAGTAAAGGTTCTTGTTTTTGCTAAGGGAGAGAAAGAAAAAGAGGCCCTTGATGCCGGTGCCGACTTCGTCGGGAATGACGATCTTATCGAAAAGATACAAGGTGGGTGGCTCGGCTTCGACAAGGCCGTTGCCACACCTGACATGATGGGTGCCGTGGGCAAAATCGGAAAACTTTTAGGACCAAGAGGCCTTATGCCCAACGCAAAAACCGGAACCGTTACATTTGATGTTGCCAGAGCGGTCGGTGAGCTGAAGGCCGGCAAGATCGATTTCAAGGTTGAAAAGGCAGGGATTATCCACGTTCCAATGGGCAAAGTTTCATTTGGAGTAGAAAAGATTGTCCAGAATGCAACCGCCTTTTTGGAGACTATTATGCGTCTCAAACCGGCTTCAAGTAAGGGAACCTACCTGAAAGGAATTGCTGTTTCTACAACGATGGGGCCCGGTATCAAGATAGATACGGCCAGCATCAAAGACTTAATCAAATAG